A genomic segment from Bradyrhizobium sp. ISRA430 encodes:
- the prfA gene encoding peptide chain release factor 1: MSLLPEAKLDVLLAHHASLEAESLGQLASERYVQITRELAEISPLIEAVKAYRSAVKELADTEALIADPATDAEMRGMAEAERDELNRRIEELVQEIRVALLPKDAMDDRNVVLEIRAGTGGDEASLFAGDLFRMYERFASLQGWKVEVISASEGTVGGYKEIIAEVQGRGAFSKLKFESGVHRVQRVPDTETQGRIHTSAATVAVLPEVEDVDVDIKNDDLRIETMRAQGAGGQHVNKTESAIRITHIPTGIVVMMQDSRSQHKNRASAMNILRSRIYDAERQRLEAARSADRKEKVGSGDRSERIRTYNFPQGRVTDHRINLTLYKLPQVIAGEALGELIDALTTEHQAAQLAAQGAAA, encoded by the coding sequence ATGTCGTTACTCCCCGAAGCCAAACTGGACGTCCTGCTCGCGCACCACGCCTCGCTCGAAGCCGAATCGCTCGGCCAACTCGCTTCCGAGCGCTATGTGCAAATCACGCGCGAGCTCGCCGAGATCAGCCCGCTGATCGAGGCGGTGAAGGCCTATCGTTCTGCCGTGAAAGAGCTCGCCGACACCGAGGCGCTGATCGCCGATCCCGCAACCGACGCCGAGATGCGCGGCATGGCGGAAGCCGAGCGCGACGAGCTCAATCGCAGAATCGAGGAGCTCGTCCAAGAAATCCGTGTCGCGCTGCTGCCCAAGGACGCCATGGATGATCGCAACGTGGTGCTGGAAATTCGCGCCGGCACCGGCGGCGACGAGGCTTCGCTGTTCGCCGGCGACCTGTTCCGGATGTACGAACGCTTTGCCAGTTTGCAGGGCTGGAAGGTCGAGGTGATCTCGGCCAGCGAAGGCACCGTCGGCGGCTACAAGGAAATCATCGCCGAGGTGCAGGGCCGCGGCGCGTTCTCGAAGCTGAAATTCGAATCCGGCGTGCATCGGGTGCAGCGCGTGCCCGACACCGAGACGCAGGGGCGCATCCACACTTCCGCCGCCACCGTCGCGGTGCTGCCGGAGGTCGAGGACGTCGACGTCGACATCAAGAACGATGACCTGCGGATCGAGACCATGCGCGCGCAAGGCGCGGGCGGGCAGCACGTCAACAAGACCGAATCGGCGATCCGCATCACCCACATCCCGACCGGGATCGTGGTGATGATGCAGGACAGCCGCTCGCAGCACAAGAACCGCGCCTCTGCGATGAACATCCTGCGCTCGCGCATCTACGATGCCGAGCGCCAGCGGCTCGAGGCCGCGCGCTCGGCCGACCGCAAGGAGAAGGTCGGCTCCGGTGACCGCAGTGAGCGCATCCGCACCTATAATTTCCCGCAAGGACGCGTCACCGACCACCGCATCAACCTGACGCTCTACAAGCTACCGCAGGTGATCGCGGGCGAGGCGCTCGGCGAGTTGATCGATGCACTGACCACCGAGCACCAGGCCGCCCAGCTCGCAGCGCAAGGTGCCGCGGCCTGA
- a CDS encoding methyltransferase domain-containing protein — MAQNPQNPPALFDRALLHARQQRARAQGPVSFLLDRVDEDMSDRLAAVMREFRAAADLWTPGDGLMALRPRLPSIERIALDATGAEKLPFAPESLDLVVSALALQFVNDLPGVLAQIRRALKPDGLLLAAMVGGDSLTELRQAFAAAEAECEGGVSPRVAPFADLRDIGALLQRAGFALPVTDVDRVVVRYANAFALMQDLRRMGATNVLVERRRKPARRATLLRMAEIYAERFADADGRIRATFDIIWLSGWAPHASQQQPLKPGSAKTSLAEAVKKAGKT; from the coding sequence ATGGCTCAAAACCCGCAAAATCCACCCGCCTTGTTCGATCGCGCTTTGCTCCACGCGAGGCAACAGCGCGCGCGGGCGCAAGGGCCGGTCAGCTTCCTGCTCGACCGGGTGGATGAGGACATGTCCGACCGGCTGGCCGCGGTGATGCGCGAATTTCGCGCGGCGGCCGACCTCTGGACGCCCGGCGATGGTCTGATGGCCCTGCGTCCGCGGCTGCCTTCCATCGAGCGGATCGCACTCGATGCGACAGGCGCAGAGAAGCTGCCCTTCGCGCCCGAAAGTCTCGATCTCGTCGTCTCTGCGCTGGCGCTGCAATTCGTCAACGACCTTCCCGGCGTGCTTGCGCAGATCCGGCGTGCGCTGAAGCCGGACGGCTTGCTGCTGGCGGCGATGGTCGGCGGCGACAGTCTGACCGAGCTGCGCCAGGCCTTTGCCGCGGCGGAAGCCGAATGCGAGGGCGGCGTGTCGCCGCGCGTGGCGCCGTTCGCTGACTTACGCGACATCGGCGCGCTGCTGCAGCGGGCGGGCTTTGCGCTGCCGGTCACCGATGTCGATCGCGTCGTGGTGCGCTACGCCAACGCGTTCGCCTTGATGCAGGATCTGAGGCGCATGGGCGCGACCAACGTGCTGGTCGAACGGCGGCGCAAGCCGGCGCGACGCGCGACGCTGCTGCGTATGGCCGAGATCTACGCCGAGCGCTTCGCCGATGCGGACGGCCGTATCCGCGCGACGTTCGACATCATCTGGCTCTCCGGCTGGGCGCCGCACGCGAGCCAGCAGCAGCCGCTGAAGCCCGGCTCGGCGAAGACGAGCCTGGCGGAGGCGGTGAAGAAGGCAGGGAAGACTTGA
- a CDS encoding carbon-nitrogen hydrolase family protein, with the protein MSQNQAQDRSFTAAMVQMRTGLLPEPSLEQASKLIRQAAAAGANYVQTPEVSNMMQLNRKALFEHLQSEEDDISLKAYQALAAELRIHLHVGSLTLRFSPEKAVNRSFLIGPEGNVLASYDKIHMFDIELPDGESYRESANYQPGETAVISDLPWGRVGLTICYDVRFPALYRALAEAGASFITVPSAFTRKTGEAHWHVLLRSRAIETGCFIFAAAQAGLHENKRETYGHSLIIDPWGEIIAEGDVEPGIIMAKIDPAKVETARRAIPSLQHGRRFGVADAKAGPDHLHLVRGSA; encoded by the coding sequence ATGAGCCAGAATCAAGCTCAAGATCGCAGCTTCACCGCCGCCATGGTGCAGATGCGCACCGGCCTTCTGCCTGAGCCGAGCCTCGAACAGGCGAGCAAGCTGATCCGGCAGGCAGCGGCAGCCGGCGCGAATTACGTGCAGACGCCCGAAGTCAGCAACATGATGCAGCTTAACCGCAAGGCGCTGTTCGAGCACCTGCAGAGCGAAGAGGACGACATTTCGCTGAAGGCCTATCAGGCGCTCGCGGCAGAGCTGAGGATCCATCTGCATGTCGGCTCGCTGACGCTGCGCTTCTCACCGGAGAAGGCAGTGAACCGCTCGTTCCTGATCGGGCCCGAAGGCAACGTGCTCGCGAGCTACGACAAGATCCATATGTTCGATATCGAGCTGCCCGACGGCGAGAGCTATCGCGAATCGGCCAACTATCAGCCGGGCGAGACGGCGGTGATCTCGGATCTGCCCTGGGGTCGCGTCGGGCTGACGATCTGCTACGACGTGCGCTTTCCGGCGCTCTATCGCGCGCTCGCGGAAGCCGGCGCGTCGTTCATCACCGTGCCGTCCGCCTTCACCCGCAAGACCGGGGAGGCGCATTGGCACGTGCTGCTGCGCTCGCGCGCGATCGAGACCGGCTGCTTCATCTTCGCCGCCGCGCAAGCCGGCCTGCACGAGAACAAACGCGAGACCTATGGCCACTCGCTGATCATCGACCCCTGGGGCGAGATTATCGCCGAGGGTGACGTCGAGCCCGGCATCATCATGGCGAAGATCGATCCGGCCAAGGTCGAGACGGCACGCAGGGCGATCCCCTCCCTCCAGCACGGCCGCCGCTTCGGCGTCGCCGATGCCAAGGCGGGACCGGACCATCTGCACCTCGTGCGGGGATCGGCATGA
- the ubiG gene encoding bifunctional 2-polyprenyl-6-hydroxyphenol methylase/3-demethylubiquinol 3-O-methyltransferase UbiG, producing MSMQQNPSATASGQPGSTVDAAEIAKFSKLSAEWWDPKGKMAPLHRINPLRLGYIRDAACRKFERNVRSLNCLAGLRLLDIGCGAGLLCEPLSRLGAQVIGIDPSSSNIAAARLHANKGHLAIDYRCTTVEEIDPRERFDIVLAMEVVEHVTDVGMFLNRCAAMLKPNGLMVVSTLNRNWKSFALAIVGAEYVLRWLPRGTHEWNKFVTPDELAKHLLDNRLVITEQTGVVYSPFADKWTLSSDMDVNYMVVAEGMV from the coding sequence ATGAGCATGCAGCAAAATCCTTCCGCAACCGCATCTGGCCAGCCAGGCTCGACCGTCGACGCCGCAGAGATCGCGAAATTCTCGAAACTCTCGGCGGAGTGGTGGGACCCCAAGGGCAAGATGGCGCCGCTGCACCGGATCAATCCGCTGCGGCTCGGCTACATTCGTGACGCCGCCTGCCGCAAGTTCGAGCGCAACGTGCGCAGCCTCAACTGCCTCGCGGGCCTGCGCCTGCTCGACATCGGCTGCGGCGCCGGCCTGCTCTGCGAGCCCTTGTCACGGCTCGGCGCGCAGGTCATCGGCATCGACCCTTCGTCAAGCAACATCGCAGCCGCAAGGCTGCATGCCAACAAGGGGCATCTTGCCATCGACTATCGCTGCACCACGGTCGAGGAGATCGACCCGCGCGAGCGCTTCGACATCGTGCTGGCGATGGAGGTGGTCGAGCATGTCACCGACGTCGGCATGTTCCTCAATCGCTGCGCCGCGATGCTGAAGCCGAACGGACTGATGGTGGTTTCGACGTTGAACCGCAACTGGAAGAGTTTCGCGCTCGCCATCGTCGGCGCCGAATACGTCCTGCGCTGGCTGCCGCGCGGCACCCATGAGTGGAACAAGTTCGTCACCCCCGACGAGCTCGCAAAACACCTGCTCGACAACCGCCTCGTCATCACCGAGCAGACCGGCGTCGTCTACAGCCCGTTCGCCGATAAATGGACCCTCTCCTCCGACATGGACGTGAATTACATGGTGGTGGCGGAAGGGATGGTGTGA
- a CDS encoding helix-turn-helix domain-containing protein, with amino-acid sequence MAQSKRKKERPVSVWPSKGGAMRESDYAALAQFRYQLRTFLAFSEAAAKRAGLTPQQHQALLAIKGFAGHEAASVGDLARFLLIRHHTAVELMDRMTKLKLIVREADPQDARRVLVKLTARGEQKLRSLSRIHLDELRAATPALSRILRSFRAKAR; translated from the coding sequence ATGGCTCAATCGAAGCGGAAGAAGGAACGCCCGGTGTCTGTGTGGCCCTCAAAGGGCGGCGCGATGCGGGAGTCCGACTATGCGGCGCTTGCGCAGTTTCGCTACCAGCTCCGAACCTTCCTGGCATTCAGTGAAGCCGCGGCCAAGCGCGCCGGCCTGACACCGCAGCAGCACCAGGCGCTGTTGGCGATCAAGGGATTTGCTGGCCACGAGGCCGCAAGCGTCGGCGACCTCGCGCGCTTCCTCCTGATCCGGCACCACACGGCCGTGGAGCTGATGGATCGCATGACCAAGTTGAAGCTGATCGTACGGGAGGCCGATCCGCAGGATGCAAGGCGCGTGCTGGTCAAGCTGACGGCCAGGGGCGAGCAGAAGCTGCGCTCGCTCTCGCGGATTCATCTGGACGAGCTGCGTGCCGCAACGCCAGCCTTGAGCAGGATCCTGCGATCGTTCCGGGCCAAAGCGCGCTGA
- a CDS encoding DUF1178 family protein — MIRYALRCNQHHDFESWFQSSSAYESQVRRKLVTCPICGSAKVDKAIMAPRIVGKKGRGPATPPPEPASTTTPEAAQSGPTSLMMAQERELRAKLKELRDHIVKNADNVGERFANEARAMHYGDKEHRPIYGEASPEEAKSLIDEGIEVSPLPTLPEDRN; from the coding sequence ATGATCCGCTACGCGCTCCGCTGCAACCAGCACCACGACTTCGAAAGCTGGTTCCAGAGCTCGTCCGCCTATGAATCTCAGGTCAGGCGCAAGCTCGTGACCTGCCCGATCTGCGGCTCAGCCAAGGTCGACAAGGCGATCATGGCGCCGCGCATCGTCGGCAAGAAGGGCCGTGGACCCGCCACGCCGCCGCCAGAGCCCGCCAGCACGACGACGCCTGAGGCTGCGCAATCCGGTCCGACCTCGCTGATGATGGCGCAGGAGCGCGAGCTGCGCGCCAAGCTGAAGGAATTGCGCGATCACATCGTGAAGAACGCCGACAATGTCGGCGAACGCTTCGCCAACGAAGCCCGCGCGATGCACTATGGCGACAAGGAGCACCGTCCGATCTACGGCGAGGCTTCGCCCGAGGAGGCCAAGTCGCTGATCGACGAAGGCATCGAGGTCTCGCCGCTGCCGACGCTGCCGGAAGATCGGAACTGA
- a CDS encoding PH domain-containing protein, whose protein sequence is MARYIDEILQPGEKVLYSTNAHWIFYFPAIVAWIVALALFVLSRQTVVEGLVLLCLVAAALVALAALYWTVKGWFHRFTTETDVTNLRVVHKTGFIKRRTFEMALDKVESVDVNQSILGRILNYGDVTIRGVGEGIETIKTVDSPLAFRSSITTR, encoded by the coding sequence ATGGCGCGGTACATCGACGAGATCCTGCAGCCCGGCGAGAAGGTGCTGTATTCGACCAATGCGCACTGGATCTTCTACTTTCCGGCCATCGTGGCCTGGATCGTCGCTTTGGCCTTGTTCGTGTTGTCCCGGCAGACCGTTGTCGAGGGCCTCGTGCTGCTGTGTCTCGTCGCCGCCGCCCTTGTGGCGCTGGCCGCCTTGTACTGGACGGTGAAAGGCTGGTTCCATCGCTTCACGACCGAGACCGACGTGACTAATTTGCGGGTCGTGCACAAGACCGGGTTCATCAAGCGCCGCACCTTCGAGATGGCATTGGACAAGGTCGAGAGCGTCGACGTCAACCAGTCTATTCTTGGACGTATTCTCAACTATGGCGACGTGACGATTCGCGGCGTCGGCGAGGGGATCGAGACGATCAAGACGGTCGACTCACCGCTCGCCTTTCGTAGTTCGATCACCACGCGGTAG
- the grxC gene encoding glutaredoxin 3: MTAAVEIYTRPGCGYCSAAKSLLTRKKAIFIEFDIAKNSSWRQEMYDRAGAGATFPQIWIGKTHVGGCDELYALDRAGRLDAMLESVRTVS, translated from the coding sequence ATGACTGCTGCTGTCGAGATCTATACGAGGCCGGGCTGCGGCTATTGTTCCGCAGCCAAGTCGCTGCTGACCCGCAAGAAGGCGATCTTCATCGAATTCGATATCGCCAAGAATTCGTCGTGGCGCCAGGAGATGTATGACCGCGCGGGTGCTGGTGCGACGTTCCCGCAGATCTGGATCGGAAAGACCCATGTCGGCGGCTGCGACGAACTCTATGCGCTGGACCGCGCAGGCAGGCTCGACGCCATGCTCGAGAGCGTCAGGACGGTTTCATGA
- the ptsP gene encoding phosphoenolpyruvate--protein phosphotransferase, whose amino-acid sequence MRSASGGPRVLLRRLRETMAEQVSAQERLDKIVVLIAANMVAEVCSVYVLRIDNTLELYATEGLNREAVHHTVLSAHEGLVGLVASEATPLNLSDAQSHPAFSFRPETGEEIYHSFLGVPILRAGNTLGVLVVQNRAKRNYVEEELEALQTTAMVLAELIASGELSALAQPGLEPAARHSTQKVGAILSDGIALGHVVLHEPRVVIKDYIAEDLPKEIKRLDSALAKLRSDLDRMLERGDVADGGEHRDVLEAYRMFANDQGWSHKLHEAVATGLTAEAAVERVQSDTRARMLRSTDPYLRDRLHDLEDLGYRLMRQLVGQDHAPSREHLPDNAIVIARAMGPAALLDYDRKRLRGIVLEEGTANSHVSIVARALGIPAVGEVPNAPGIADPGDAIIVDGTSGSIYVRPSQEIEAAYAERVRFRARRQAQYLALRDRPCVTKDGQKVELLINAGLAIDLPHIDDTGSGGIGLFRTELQFMVGQSLPRTSDQLALYRAVLDAAGSKPVTFRTLDIGGDKALPYMETVIEENPALGWRAIRLGLDRPGLLRGQIRALLRAGGGRALRIMFPMISEVAEFDAAKALVERELTYLRQHGHTLPERIDIGTMVEVPALLYQLDELLKKVDFISVGSNDLFQFLFAVDRGNAKVSERFDTMSAPILRVLREIARKSNAAQKSLSLCGEMASKPIGALALIAMGYRSLSLSATALGPVKAMIIDLDAKKAEAMLGPLLDAPTGSVSIRQKLTEFAEAEGLAL is encoded by the coding sequence ATGCGGAGCGCATCGGGAGGTCCCCGCGTCTTATTGAGACGGCTCCGCGAAACCATGGCGGAGCAGGTCTCGGCCCAAGAGCGGCTGGACAAGATCGTGGTGCTGATCGCCGCCAACATGGTGGCCGAGGTGTGCTCGGTCTATGTGCTGCGCATCGACAACACGCTCGAGCTCTACGCCACCGAAGGTCTCAACCGCGAGGCGGTGCACCACACCGTGCTGAGCGCCCATGAGGGCCTGGTCGGCCTCGTCGCCAGCGAAGCGACGCCGCTCAACCTGAGCGATGCGCAGAGCCACCCCGCCTTCTCGTTCCGCCCCGAGACCGGCGAAGAAATCTATCACTCCTTCCTCGGCGTGCCGATCCTGCGCGCCGGCAACACGCTCGGCGTGCTGGTGGTGCAGAACCGCGCCAAGCGCAACTATGTCGAGGAGGAGCTGGAGGCACTCCAGACCACCGCCATGGTGCTGGCGGAGCTGATCGCCTCCGGCGAGCTGTCCGCACTGGCCCAGCCCGGCCTCGAGCCGGCGGCGCGCCATTCCACCCAGAAGGTCGGCGCCATCCTGTCGGACGGCATCGCGCTCGGTCATGTCGTGCTGCACGAGCCGCGTGTCGTCATCAAGGACTACATCGCCGAGGATCTGCCGAAGGAGATCAAGCGGCTCGACAGCGCGCTCGCCAAGCTGCGCTCCGACCTCGATCGCATGCTGGAGCGCGGCGACGTCGCCGACGGCGGCGAGCACCGCGACGTGCTCGAAGCCTACCGCATGTTCGCCAACGACCAGGGTTGGTCGCACAAGCTGCACGAAGCGGTCGCCACGGGTCTCACCGCCGAGGCTGCGGTCGAGCGCGTGCAGTCCGACACCCGCGCGCGCATGCTGCGCTCGACCGATCCCTATTTGCGCGACCGCCTGCACGATCTGGAGGATCTCGGCTATCGCCTGATGCGGCAGCTCGTCGGCCAGGACCACGCGCCCTCGCGCGAGCACTTGCCCGACAATGCCATCGTCATCGCGCGCGCGATGGGCCCGGCGGCGCTGCTCGACTACGACCGCAAGCGCTTGCGCGGCATCGTGCTGGAGGAAGGCACCGCCAATTCCCACGTCTCGATCGTGGCGCGCGCGCTCGGCATTCCCGCAGTCGGTGAAGTGCCGAACGCGCCCGGCATCGCCGATCCCGGCGACGCCATCATCGTCGACGGCACCTCCGGCTCGATCTATGTGCGCCCCTCGCAGGAGATCGAGGCCGCCTATGCTGAGCGCGTGCGCTTCCGCGCCCGCCGGCAGGCGCAGTATCTGGCGCTGCGCGACAGGCCCTGCGTGACCAAGGACGGCCAGAAGGTCGAGCTGTTGATCAATGCGGGTCTCGCCATCGACCTGCCCCATATCGACGACACCGGCAGCGGCGGCATCGGACTGTTCCGCACCGAGCTGCAATTCATGGTGGGGCAGAGCCTGCCGCGCACCAGCGACCAGCTCGCGCTGTACCGCGCCGTGCTCGATGCCGCAGGCAGCAAGCCCGTCACCTTCCGCACGCTGGATATCGGCGGCGACAAGGCGCTGCCCTATATGGAGACCGTGATCGAGGAAAATCCCGCGCTGGGCTGGCGTGCGATCCGGCTCGGGCTGGACCGCCCCGGGCTGCTGCGCGGCCAGATCCGCGCGCTCTTGCGCGCCGGCGGCGGCCGCGCGCTGCGGATCATGTTCCCAATGATCTCCGAGGTCGCCGAATTCGACGCCGCCAAGGCACTAGTCGAGCGCGAGCTGACTTACTTGCGCCAGCACGGCCACACGCTGCCGGAGCGTATCGACATCGGCACCATGGTCGAGGTGCCGGCGCTGCTCTATCAGCTCGACGAGCTCCTGAAGAAGGTCGACTTCATCTCGGTCGGCTCCAACGACCTGTTCCAGTTCCTGTTCGCGGTCGACCGCGGCAACGCCAAGGTCTCGGAACGCTTCGACACCATGTCGGCGCCGATCCTGCGCGTGCTGCGCGAGATCGCGCGCAAGTCGAACGCGGCGCAGAAATCGCTCTCGCTCTGCGGCGAGATGGCCTCCAAGCCGATCGGTGCTCTGGCACTGATCGCGATGGGCTATCGCTCGCTGTCGCTCTCGGCCACGGCGCTCGGTCCGGTCAAGGCGATGATCATCGATCTCGATGCGAAGAAGGCCGAGGCGATGCTCGGCCCCTTGCTGGACGCGCCTACGGGCAGCGTCTCGATCCGGCAGAAGCTGACGGAGTTCGCCGAAGCCGAGGGGCTGGCGTTGTAG
- a CDS encoding aspartate kinase: MSRLVMKFGGTSVANIERIRNVARHVKREVDAGHEVAVVVSAMSGKTNELVAWCTEASPLHDAREYDAVVASGEQVTSGLLAIVLQGMGIQARSWQGWQIPIKTSDAHASARIEGIDGGEIITRFKERKEVAVIAGFQGINPDTGRITTLGRGGSDTSAVAIAAAIKADRCDIYTDVDGVYTTDPRIVPKARPLDKIAFEDMLELASQGAKVLQVRSVELGMVQNMPIFVRSSFDKPEDIDPHANQPPGTLICSEEEIMESHVVTGIAFSKDEAQISVRQIEDKPGVAASIFGPLADANINVDMIVQNVSEDGKTTDLTFTVPAADYARAKDTITAAKDKIGYARLDSATDVAKISVIGSGMRSHAGVAAQAFSALAGRNINIRAITTSEIKFSVLIDAAYTELAVRTLHTLYGLDQA; encoded by the coding sequence ATGAGCCGCCTCGTGATGAAATTCGGCGGCACGTCCGTCGCCAACATCGAACGTATCCGCAACGTCGCACGCCACGTGAAGCGTGAGGTCGACGCCGGCCACGAGGTGGCCGTGGTCGTCTCCGCGATGTCCGGCAAAACCAACGAGCTCGTGGCCTGGTGCACCGAGGCCTCGCCTCTACACGATGCGCGCGAATACGACGCCGTGGTCGCCTCGGGCGAGCAGGTCACCTCGGGCCTGCTGGCCATCGTGCTCCAGGGCATGGGCATCCAGGCCCGCTCCTGGCAGGGCTGGCAGATCCCGATCAAGACCAGCGACGCCCATGCGTCGGCCCGGATCGAGGGCATCGACGGCGGCGAGATCATCACCCGCTTCAAGGAGCGGAAGGAAGTCGCGGTCATCGCCGGTTTCCAGGGCATCAACCCCGACACGGGCCGCATCACCACGCTCGGCCGCGGCGGCTCGGACACCTCGGCGGTCGCGATCGCCGCCGCCATCAAGGCGGACCGCTGCGACATCTACACGGATGTCGACGGCGTCTACACCACCGACCCGCGGATCGTGCCGAAGGCGCGCCCGCTCGACAAGATCGCATTCGAAGACATGCTGGAACTGGCTTCTCAGGGCGCCAAGGTGCTCCAGGTTCGTTCGGTGGAACTCGGCATGGTCCAAAACATGCCGATCTTCGTCCGCTCGAGCTTCGACAAGCCCGAGGATATCGACCCGCATGCCAACCAGCCGCCCGGCACGCTGATCTGCAGCGAGGAGGAGATCATGGAAAGCCACGTCGTCACCGGCATCGCCTTTTCCAAGGACGAGGCCCAGATCTCGGTGCGCCAGATCGAGGACAAGCCCGGCGTGGCCGCTTCGATCTTCGGCCCGCTGGCGGATGCCAACATCAACGTCGACATGATCGTGCAGAACGTCTCCGAAGACGGCAAGACCACCGATCTCACCTTCACGGTGCCGGCGGCCGACTATGCCCGCGCCAAGGACACGATCACCGCGGCCAAGGACAAGATCGGCTACGCCCGGCTCGACAGCGCTACCGACGTCGCCAAGATATCGGTGATCGGCAGCGGCATGCGCAGCCATGCCGGCGTCGCCGCTCAGGCGTTCTCGGCCCTCGCCGGGCGGAATATCAACATCCGCGCCATCACAACCTCCGAGATCAAATTCTCGGTTTTGATCGACGCCGCCTATACCGAGCTCGCGGTGCGCACCCTGCACACGCTCTACGGCCTCGATCAGGCCTAG
- a CDS encoding ComF family protein has product METESAPSRSISAPLRAAWMAGRHALSRAARLALDIALPTLCVSCREPVDGEGVCAACWSRLSFIERPYCPRLGIPFVYDPGPDMLSMEAIASPPAYQRARAAVRYDDVARTLVHALKYQDRTDLAPAMGRWMARAGGELLAGADMLVPVPLHWQRAWRRRYNQSGALARIIARQSGVKVRGDVLRRVRATEQQIGLSRAQRATNVQGAFQVSADLQAEIQGRRIVLVDDVLTSGATADACARALLRAKAAQVDLLVFARVVESGPRPI; this is encoded by the coding sequence ATGGAAACCGAAAGCGCCCCCTCCCGTTCCATCTCCGCGCCTCTGCGGGCCGCGTGGATGGCCGGCCGCCACGCATTGTCGCGCGCGGCACGGCTTGCGCTCGACATCGCGCTGCCGACCCTGTGCGTGTCCTGCCGCGAGCCGGTCGATGGTGAGGGCGTGTGCGCGGCCTGCTGGTCGCGGCTGTCGTTCATTGAACGGCCCTACTGTCCACGTCTCGGCATTCCCTTCGTCTACGATCCCGGCCCCGACATGCTGTCGATGGAGGCGATCGCGAGCCCACCGGCCTACCAGCGGGCGCGGGCGGCCGTGCGCTATGACGACGTCGCACGCACGCTGGTGCACGCACTGAAATATCAGGACCGCACCGATCTCGCGCCCGCGATGGGCCGCTGGATGGCGCGCGCAGGCGGCGAGCTCCTCGCCGGCGCCGATATGCTCGTGCCCGTTCCTCTGCATTGGCAACGAGCCTGGCGCCGCCGCTACAACCAGTCCGGGGCGCTCGCGCGCATCATCGCGCGGCAGAGCGGCGTGAAGGTCAGGGGCGACGTGCTGCGTCGGGTGCGCGCGACCGAGCAACAGATCGGCCTGTCGCGGGCCCAGCGCGCCACCAATGTGCAGGGCGCATTCCAGGTATCTGCCGACCTCCAGGCCGAGATCCAGGGCCGCCGCATCGTCCTGGTCGACGATGTTCTGACCTCAGGTGCGACCGCCGATGCCTGCGCGCGCGCCCTGCTCCGCGCCAAAGCCGCCCAGGTAGATCTGCTGGTCTTCGCCCGGGTTGTCGAGAGTGGGCCGCGTCCCATATAA
- a CDS encoding EamA family transporter, translating to MFTVTSLWIPFTIIAALGQVARNAMQRSLTKPLGTWGATNIRFLFGFPFSVLFLGLVLIASGDHLSMPPAVFWPWLLLGALSQIVATGLMLLAMNDRSFVVTTAYLKTEAIQTAIFGFIFLGDHLTWLKVLAIVIATVGVVITALRPDGGKSFAELRPTITGLVAAAAFALSAVGFRGAIITVPNVSFVTASSFTLVLGLFVQTLVLTIYLLWRAPKVLQAILGLWKPSLLAGFMGAFASQFWFLSFALTAAANVRTLALIEVLFAQGVAYYSFNQPIAPREIFGIVLIVIGVALLVGV from the coding sequence ATGTTCACCGTCACCAGCCTCTGGATTCCCTTCACCATCATTGCCGCGCTCGGGCAGGTTGCGCGCAATGCGATGCAGCGATCGCTCACGAAGCCGCTGGGCACCTGGGGCGCGACCAATATCCGCTTCCTGTTCGGCTTCCCGTTCTCAGTGCTGTTCTTGGGCCTGGTGCTGATCGCCTCCGGCGATCATCTCAGCATGCCGCCTGCCGTGTTCTGGCCGTGGCTGCTGCTCGGCGCGCTCAGCCAGATCGTCGCCACCGGGCTGATGCTGCTCGCCATGAACGACCGCTCTTTCGTGGTGACGACGGCTTACCTGAAGACCGAGGCGATCCAGACAGCGATCTTCGGCTTCATTTTCCTCGGCGATCACCTGACCTGGCTGAAGGTGCTTGCGATCGTGATCGCGACCGTCGGCGTCGTCATCACCGCCCTCAGGCCGGACGGCGGGAAGAGCTTTGCCGAGTTGAGGCCGACCATCACCGGCCTCGTCGCGGCCGCGGCGTTCGCCTTGTCCGCGGTCGGCTTCCGCGGTGCCATCATCACGGTGCCGAACGTGTCCTTCGTGACGGCCTCGTCATTCACGCTGGTGCTCGGCTTGTTCGTGCAGACGCTGGTGCTGACCATCTACCTGCTCTGGCGCGCGCCGAAGGTACTGCAGGCGATCCTCGGCCTGTGGAAGCCGTCGCTGCTCGCGGGCTTCATGGGCGCCTTCGCCTCGCAGTTCTGGTTCTTGTCCTTCGCGCTGACAGCCGCGGCCAATGTTCGCACGCTGGCGCTGATCGAGGTGCTGTTCGCGCAAGGCGTGGCGTATTACTCGTTCAATCAGCCGATCGCGCCGCGAGAGATTTTCGGGATCGTCCTGATCGTGATTGGTGTGGCGCTGCTGGTGGGTGTGTAA